The following coding sequences are from one Panicum hallii strain FIL2 chromosome 5, PHallii_v3.1, whole genome shotgun sequence window:
- the LOC112892619 gene encoding uncharacterized protein LOC112892619, translating into MGLNICKMLTPSKAPIYDIIPGNSATLHSSMVLPVTFGTKDNYRTEYIKFEVADFKSSYHTILARPALAKFMVVPHYVYLLLKMPGKTGVLTFRSDLKKFYDCDHEAIEYAMTSCMPEPSAEVLVATQKLTNLEMEISSQRPTRWRVKPNPTISASRPSSC; encoded by the coding sequence atggggttgAACATATGCAAGATGCTTACCCCTAGCAAAGCTCCAATCTATGACATCATCCCAGGAAACTCGGCTACACTACACAGTTCaatggtcctgccagtcacctttgggacgaAGGACAACTACCGCACGGAGTACATCAAATTCGAGGTGGCGGACTTCAAGTCATCATACCACACCATCCTTGCCAGACCAGCACTAGCCAAGTTCATGGTcgtgccccactacgtctacctgctactcaagatgccaggcaagacaggtgTACTCACGTTCCGCAGCGACCTGAAGAAGTTCTACGACTGCGACCATgaggcgatcgagtacgccaTGACATCATGCATGCCAGAGCCTTCTGCggaagtactcgtggccacGCAAAAGCTCACCAActtagagatggagatctccagccAGAGGCCTACCCGGTGGAGGGTCAAACCCAACCCAACGAtctcggcatcaaggccatccagctgctaG